In Gemmatimonadota bacterium, the following proteins share a genomic window:
- a CDS encoding R2-like ligand-binding oxidase has protein sequence MRRFQSISATALRYDTPPMRLWDKAKRLGIWNPADIDFSQDRKDWAALADDERDFLLRLTAMFEAGEESVTADILPLMMAISDEGRLEEELYLTSFLWEEAKHVEVFRRFFDDVAGVREDLTRYHTPSYRRIFYDELPHAMGRLRTDRSPIAQARASVTYNMIVEGVLAETGYYVYHQVLQTRGIMPGMQKVSALLKGDESRHLAYGVFLLSRLVAEHGEPLWQAILARMNELVDPAVQIVHEAFACYDPARVPFGQSPGPYVEYAMGQFEKRMARIERARTQTLADVYGSQEYETN, from the coding sequence GTGCGGCGTTTTCAGAGTATTAGCGCCACCGCCCTGCGCTACGACACGCCACCGATGCGGCTGTGGGACAAAGCCAAGCGACTCGGCATCTGGAATCCGGCCGATATTGATTTTTCGCAGGATCGAAAAGATTGGGCGGCGCTCGCCGACGATGAACGCGATTTTCTCTTGCGACTCACGGCGATGTTTGAAGCCGGCGAAGAGTCAGTGACCGCCGACATTCTCCCGCTCATGATGGCGATCAGCGACGAAGGACGGCTCGAAGAAGAACTGTACCTCACATCGTTCCTCTGGGAAGAGGCGAAGCACGTTGAGGTGTTTCGGCGCTTCTTTGACGATGTCGCCGGTGTGCGCGAAGACCTGACCCGGTACCACACGCCGTCGTATCGCCGAATCTTCTACGACGAACTGCCACACGCCATGGGGCGGCTCCGAACGGATCGTTCGCCAATAGCACAGGCCCGCGCGTCGGTGACGTACAACATGATCGTCGAGGGCGTGCTCGCGGAGACGGGATATTACGTCTACCACCAAGTACTGCAGACACGCGGCATTATGCCCGGGATGCAGAAAGTGTCCGCGTTACTCAAGGGCGATGAATCGCGGCATCTGGCGTACGGCGTTTTTCTGTTGTCACGGTTGGTTGCCGAGCACGGCGAACCATTATGGCAGGCCATTCTCGCTCGCATGAATGAGCTGGTGGACCCTGCCGTGCAGATCGTGCACGAAGCCTTTGCGTGCTACGATCCCGCGCGTGTGCCCTTTGGACAGAGCCCAGGCCCGTACGTGGAGTACGCGATGGGGCAGTTCGAGAAACGCATGGCGCGCATTGAACGGGCGCGCACGCAAACGCTCGCGGATGTGTACGGCAGCCAGGAATACGAAACGAACTGA